The following proteins come from a genomic window of Micromonospora echinofusca:
- a CDS encoding LysE family translocator codes for MVGTGALVGIALVALGMVLTPGPNMVYLVSRSVTQGRRAGLVSLLGVAAGFGVYLAAAVAGIATVFVLVPALYTAVKLAGAAYLLWLAWQALRPGGQSPFAPQPLPPDGARRLFTMGLVTNLLNPKIAILYVSLLPQFIDPARGHVAAQSLLLGSTQIAVALTVNALIVLSAGSLAGFFARRPLWLRVQRLVMGTVLAGLAVRIAADRSRAAVALP; via the coding sequence ATGGTCGGTACGGGTGCGCTGGTGGGTATCGCGCTGGTGGCGCTGGGGATGGTGCTGACCCCCGGCCCGAACATGGTCTACCTGGTGTCGCGGTCGGTGACCCAGGGTCGACGGGCGGGGCTGGTGTCGCTGCTCGGCGTCGCCGCCGGATTCGGCGTCTACCTGGCCGCCGCGGTCGCCGGCATCGCCACGGTGTTCGTGCTGGTGCCCGCCCTCTACACGGCGGTCAAGCTGGCCGGCGCGGCGTACCTGCTGTGGCTGGCCTGGCAGGCGCTGCGCCCGGGCGGGCAGTCGCCGTTCGCCCCGCAGCCGCTGCCGCCGGACGGGGCGCGGCGGCTGTTCACGATGGGCCTGGTCACCAACCTGCTGAACCCCAAGATCGCGATCCTCTACGTGTCGCTGCTGCCGCAGTTCATCGACCCGGCCCGCGGTCACGTGGCGGCGCAGAGCCTGCTGCTGGGGTCGACCCAGATCGCGGTGGCGCTGACGGTGAACGCGTTGATCGTGCTCAGCGCCGGCTCGCTCGCCGGGTTCTTCGCGCGCCGGCCGCTCTGGCTGCGGGTGCAGCGACTGGTGATGGGCACGGTGTTGGCGGGGCTGGCGGTGCGCATCGCCGCCGACCGCTCCCGCGCCGCCGTCGCCCTGCCCTGA
- a CDS encoding carbohydrate ABC transporter permease — protein sequence MPGTVGKAVVLTLLVAAVLVPLWAVLVTSLASRDTIDAAGGMVMVPREIDPSAYVTIFSGGQISRAVWISTLVTVLGTTVSLVLTVLAAYGLSRPGSVGHRGLLLFFLLTFLIFPGLVPSYLVVTGLGLKDSIWSLILPSAISVFNLVVIRAFFMNVPGELLDSARIDGAGELHILLRIVLPLSRAVIAVVGLFYAVGYWNAYFNAVLYIDDNDKFPIQRVLQSYILAGQSPNVSGAAVSLPGVTAYPPTLAVKMAVVVVTVIPAVVVYPFVQRHFTKGVITGAVKG from the coding sequence GTGCCCGGCACCGTGGGCAAGGCCGTGGTGCTCACGCTGCTCGTCGCGGCCGTGCTCGTGCCACTGTGGGCGGTGCTGGTGACCAGCCTCGCCTCGCGGGACACGATCGACGCCGCGGGCGGGATGGTGATGGTGCCCCGCGAGATCGATCCGTCGGCGTACGTGACCATCTTCAGCGGCGGCCAGATCAGCCGGGCGGTGTGGATCAGCACCCTCGTCACGGTGCTCGGCACCACGGTGAGCCTGGTGCTCACCGTGCTGGCCGCGTACGGACTGTCACGACCCGGGTCCGTGGGGCACCGGGGGCTGCTCCTCTTCTTCCTGCTGACCTTCCTGATCTTCCCCGGCCTGGTGCCCAGCTACCTGGTGGTCACCGGGCTCGGGCTCAAGGACAGCATCTGGTCGCTGATCCTGCCCAGCGCGATCAGCGTGTTCAACCTGGTGGTGATCCGGGCGTTCTTCATGAACGTGCCCGGCGAGCTGCTCGACAGCGCCCGCATCGACGGGGCGGGAGAGCTGCACATCCTGCTGCGCATCGTGCTGCCGCTGTCCAGGGCGGTGATCGCCGTCGTCGGCCTCTTCTACGCGGTCGGCTACTGGAACGCCTACTTCAACGCGGTGCTCTACATCGACGACAACGACAAGTTCCCGATCCAGCGGGTGTTGCAGAGCTACATCCTCGCCGGGCAGTCGCCGAACGTGTCCGGGGCGGCGGTCAGCCTGCCCGGCGTCACCGCGTACCCGCCGACGCTGGCGGTGAAGATGGCGGTGGTGGTGGTGACCGTGATCCCCGCGGTGGTCGTCTACCCGTTCGTGCAGCGGCACTTCACCAAGGGCGTCATCACCGGCGCGGTGAAGGGCTGA
- a CDS encoding ABC transporter permease, with protein MSAPVSTDAPAADGPAPPAGRTPPVRARRGLRDRLRRDWPLLAMTAPAAALLLVFHYLPTLGNVIAFQDYNPFVGDDPVEAFWYSEWIGFGNFEALFGDPLFWDAVRNTLTITAFQLVFFFPLPILLAILLNSLVSARLRGFVQSVVYLPHFFSWVLVVTFFVQMLGGAGLLAQEMREAGMQPFDVMTNPDTFIVLVTAEAVWKDIGWGAIVFLAALAAIDPNLYEAAAADGAGRWRRLWHITLPGLRPVIVLLLIMRLGDALSVGFEQFILQREAVGREAAEVLDTFVYYQAISTQQWGLGAAAGLFKAVIGLVLILTANKVAHRLGEQGVYAKP; from the coding sequence ATGAGCGCCCCGGTCAGCACCGACGCGCCGGCGGCCGACGGCCCGGCCCCGCCCGCCGGCCGTACGCCCCCGGTGCGGGCCCGGCGCGGCCTGCGCGACCGGCTGCGCCGGGACTGGCCGCTGCTGGCGATGACGGCGCCGGCGGCGGCGCTGCTGCTGGTCTTCCACTACCTGCCGACGCTGGGCAACGTCATCGCCTTCCAGGACTACAACCCGTTCGTCGGCGACGACCCCGTCGAGGCGTTCTGGTACAGCGAGTGGATCGGCTTCGGCAACTTCGAGGCGCTCTTCGGCGACCCGCTGTTCTGGGACGCCGTGCGCAACACCCTGACCATCACCGCGTTCCAGCTCGTCTTCTTCTTCCCGCTGCCGATCCTACTGGCCATCCTGCTCAACAGCCTGGTCTCCGCGCGGCTGCGCGGCTTCGTGCAGAGCGTGGTCTACCTGCCGCACTTCTTCAGCTGGGTGCTCGTGGTCACGTTCTTCGTGCAGATGCTCGGCGGGGCCGGGCTGCTGGCCCAGGAGATGCGCGAGGCCGGCATGCAGCCGTTCGACGTCATGACCAACCCGGACACCTTCATCGTGCTGGTCACCGCCGAGGCGGTGTGGAAGGACATCGGCTGGGGCGCCATCGTCTTCCTCGCCGCGCTCGCCGCGATCGACCCCAACCTCTACGAGGCGGCGGCGGCCGACGGCGCGGGCCGGTGGCGGCGGCTGTGGCACATCACCCTGCCGGGCCTGCGCCCGGTGATCGTGCTGCTGCTCATCATGCGCCTGGGTGACGCGCTGTCGGTCGGCTTCGAGCAGTTCATCCTGCAACGCGAGGCGGTCGGCCGGGAGGCCGCGGAGGTACTGGACACGTTCGTCTACTACCAGGCGATCAGCACCCAGCAGTGGGGCCTCGGCGCCGCCGCCGGGCTGTTCAAGGCCGTCATCGGGCTGGTGCTCATCCTCACCGCCAACAAGGTGGCGCACCGGCTCGGCGAGCAGGGGGTGTACGCGAAGCCATGA
- a CDS encoding beta-galactosidase, whose protein sequence is MWGAGGLRYGGDYNPEQWPVEVWREDVALMRRARVNLVTVGVFAWSRLEPEPGRHTFDWLDQVLDLLHDGGISVALATPTASPPPWFSLAHPDALPVTADGVRLHHGSRDTYCAAAPAYRAAARAIAAALAERYAHHPALALWHVHNEYGTTCHCAHTARAFRRWLAERHGDLDALNAAWATSFWSQRYTDWAQVDTPRATQYLANPGHLLDFRRFWSDTLLAAYTEQRDLLRAANPTIPVTTNYVLGDWVPVDHARWAAEVDVVAIDHYPDAVDGGAEEQSALAADLARGWARHGAGGDRSAPWLLMESAPNQIHTGGRMHAKEPGRMTRHSLSHVARGSRGVMFFQWRAPAGGAERFHSALVPHAGPDTRVFREAVDLGATLERISEANEGTVDADVAIAWDAASGWALGHPGMPSPQLDHRDEVAAAHRALWRAGYGCDVVLPGDRLDAYRLLVLPALYLASDATADWVGRYVRGGGHLLVTWLSGVADEHARVRLGGHPGALRDVLGVRVEEFHPLADAQTVPLSGGGTGRLWAETVRLAGAQPMDTYADGVLAGLPAVTRHHFGAGTAWYLSTRPDDATYRRLLSDAARAAGASPVCPTVPAGVEAVRRRGAGASWLFLLNHTDRPQRVPAAGTDLLTGATVDAQVHLPAGGAAVLRESDAAGRRGAPDRADG, encoded by the coding sequence ATGTGGGGTGCCGGTGGGCTGCGCTACGGCGGCGACTACAACCCCGAGCAGTGGCCGGTCGAGGTCTGGCGCGAGGACGTCGCCCTTATGCGCCGCGCCCGGGTCAACCTGGTCACCGTCGGGGTGTTCGCCTGGTCGCGGCTCGAACCGGAGCCGGGGCGGCACACCTTCGACTGGCTCGACCAGGTGCTGGACCTGCTGCACGACGGCGGCATCTCCGTCGCCCTGGCCACCCCGACGGCGTCACCCCCGCCCTGGTTCTCGCTGGCGCACCCCGACGCGCTGCCGGTGACCGCCGACGGCGTACGCCTGCACCACGGCAGCCGGGACACCTACTGCGCCGCCGCGCCCGCCTACCGCGCCGCCGCCCGGGCAATCGCCGCCGCCCTCGCCGAGCGCTACGCCCACCACCCGGCCCTCGCGCTGTGGCACGTGCACAACGAGTACGGCACCACCTGCCACTGCGCCCACACCGCCCGGGCGTTCCGGCGCTGGCTGGCCGAGCGGCACGGCGACCTCGACGCGCTCAACGCCGCCTGGGCCACCAGCTTCTGGAGCCAGCGCTACACCGACTGGGCGCAGGTCGACACCCCGCGCGCCACGCAGTACCTGGCCAACCCGGGACACCTGCTGGACTTCCGCCGCTTCTGGTCCGACACCCTGCTCGCCGCGTACACCGAGCAGCGCGACCTGCTGCGCGCCGCCAACCCGACGATCCCGGTCACCACCAACTACGTCCTCGGCGACTGGGTGCCCGTCGACCACGCCCGCTGGGCCGCCGAGGTGGACGTGGTGGCGATCGACCACTACCCGGACGCGGTCGACGGCGGCGCCGAGGAACAGAGCGCCCTCGCCGCCGACCTGGCCCGGGGCTGGGCCCGCCACGGCGCCGGCGGCGACCGGTCGGCGCCGTGGCTGCTGATGGAGAGCGCCCCGAACCAGATCCACACCGGCGGGCGGATGCACGCCAAGGAACCCGGCCGGATGACCCGGCACAGCCTGTCGCACGTCGCGCGTGGCTCGCGGGGGGTCATGTTCTTCCAGTGGCGGGCCCCGGCGGGCGGGGCGGAACGCTTCCACTCCGCCCTGGTGCCCCACGCCGGCCCGGACACCCGCGTGTTCCGGGAGGCCGTCGACCTCGGCGCGACGCTGGAGCGGATCTCGGAGGCGAACGAGGGCACCGTCGACGCCGACGTCGCGATCGCCTGGGACGCCGCCAGCGGCTGGGCCCTGGGCCACCCGGGGATGCCGTCGCCGCAGCTCGACCACCGCGACGAGGTGGCCGCCGCGCACCGGGCGCTGTGGCGGGCCGGCTACGGCTGCGACGTGGTGCTGCCCGGCGACCGGCTCGACGCGTACCGGCTGCTGGTGCTGCCGGCGCTCTACCTGGCCTCCGACGCCACCGCCGACTGGGTGGGCCGGTACGTGCGCGGCGGCGGCCACCTGCTGGTGACGTGGCTCAGCGGGGTCGCCGACGAACACGCCCGCGTGCGCCTCGGCGGGCACCCCGGGGCGCTGCGCGACGTGCTGGGCGTACGGGTCGAGGAGTTCCACCCGCTCGCCGACGCCCAGACGGTGCCCCTGTCGGGCGGCGGGACCGGCCGCCTGTGGGCCGAGACGGTACGCCTCGCCGGCGCCCAGCCGATGGACACGTACGCCGACGGCGTGCTCGCCGGGCTGCCGGCGGTGACCCGCCACCACTTCGGCGCCGGCACGGCCTGGTACCTGTCCACCCGACCCGACGACGCCACCTACCGACGACTGTTGTCGGACGCGGCGCGGGCGGCCGGCGCGTCACCCGTCTGCCCGACCGTCCCGGCCGGGGTGGAGGCGGTCCGCCGACGCGGCGCCGGGGCGAGCTGGCTGTTCCTGCTCAACCACACCGACCGGCCGCAGCGGGTCCCGGCGGCCGGGACCGACCTGCTCACCGGCGCGACGGTCGACGCGCAGGTGCACCTGCCCGCCGGGGGCGCCGCCGTGCTCCGGGAGAGCGACGCCGCCGGCCGCCGTGGCGCCCCGGATCGCGCCGACGGCTGA
- a CDS encoding TIM-barrel domain-containing protein, which yields MPYRPPLVPYETFVADPPDLPVRAPGEDGAAVVGRAEVVATDRHGVTFKAALSDGASMALRVDAAGEGVIRVRLADDPQARSRSARALPLVHPGAHPATVTVTDAHVRVDAGAVVAEIRLDPWHLRFLGPDGRLLLDQDRGTRDISGRRRTLPFGRSTAHGAPVAWHESFVAPGDERFVGFGEKFTPLDKRGQRALMWNFDAFGGESDRSHKNVPFYLSDRGYGVLVDSGLPVQFDVCQSTHSSVQLLVPDDLLDYYVLAGPTPAEVLDRFDRLTGRPYLPPKWAFGAWVSSGFFPDSQERVLERARLLRERGIPCDVLHLDCYWQVAGRWSDLRWDDEAFPDPTAMLRTLAGQGFRVCLWMNPYLMTDSPLYAAAAEAGYFLRHADGSPYVADVWHGSHPASVIVDFTNPAAVEWFAGLLRPLLEQGVAVFKTDFAEGVPADAVAHNGMTGVELHNVYALLFNDVVARVTEEVAGHRTVWARSSYLGGQRHSAQWSGDVNATWPGLASTLRGGLSHGLSGVPFWSHDTGGFHGTPTPQLYARWTQFGALSPLVRLHGTTSRLPWDFPAETERDAVAALRLRYRLMPYLWSVAVRAGAGGAPMMRALLVDTPDDPTAWATDLQYRLGTDLLVAPVTDPSGRRDVYLPVGDDWIDAATGERHPGGRHLRVDVPAHRLPLYVRHGALVPVVAPGDTVGDGPFADVTIVSWGAVDAHAVLHDVDGDTVVTAVRDGGTLRVDTDGPLRVTRVSVAGAAAPDRLLLNGQPVPPAPFDAWLPDPT from the coding sequence ATGCCCTACCGACCGCCGTTGGTGCCGTACGAGACGTTCGTGGCCGACCCACCCGACCTGCCGGTGCGGGCCCCCGGCGAGGACGGGGCCGCCGTCGTCGGCCGGGCCGAGGTCGTCGCGACCGACCGGCACGGGGTGACGTTCAAGGCCGCGCTCTCCGACGGCGCGAGCATGGCGCTTCGCGTCGACGCCGCCGGCGAGGGGGTCATCCGCGTACGCCTGGCCGACGACCCGCAGGCGCGCAGCCGCAGCGCCCGGGCGCTGCCACTGGTGCACCCCGGCGCCCACCCCGCCACCGTCACCGTCACCGACGCCCACGTCCGCGTCGACGCCGGCGCCGTGGTCGCCGAGATCCGGCTCGACCCGTGGCACCTGCGTTTCCTCGGCCCGGACGGGCGGTTGCTGCTCGACCAGGACCGGGGCACCCGCGACATCAGCGGCCGGCGGCGCACCCTGCCGTTCGGCCGTTCCACCGCCCACGGCGCACCCGTCGCCTGGCACGAGAGCTTCGTCGCCCCCGGCGACGAACGCTTCGTCGGCTTCGGCGAGAAGTTCACCCCGCTGGACAAGCGGGGGCAGCGGGCGCTGATGTGGAACTTCGACGCCTTCGGCGGCGAGTCCGACCGCTCCCACAAGAACGTGCCGTTCTACCTGTCCGACCGGGGCTACGGGGTGCTGGTCGACAGCGGGCTGCCGGTGCAGTTCGACGTCTGCCAGTCCACCCACAGCAGCGTGCAGCTCCTGGTGCCCGACGACCTGCTCGACTACTACGTGCTGGCCGGCCCGACCCCGGCCGAGGTGCTGGACCGCTTCGACCGGCTCACCGGCCGGCCGTACCTGCCGCCGAAGTGGGCGTTCGGCGCCTGGGTCTCCTCCGGCTTCTTCCCCGACTCGCAGGAGCGGGTGCTCGAGCGGGCCCGCCTGCTGCGCGAGCGGGGCATCCCGTGCGACGTGCTGCACCTGGACTGCTACTGGCAGGTCGCCGGCCGATGGTCGGACCTGCGGTGGGACGACGAGGCGTTCCCCGACCCGACGGCGATGCTGCGCACCCTCGCGGGGCAGGGCTTCCGGGTCTGCCTGTGGATGAACCCGTACCTCATGACCGACAGCCCGCTCTACGCCGCGGCGGCCGAGGCCGGCTACTTCCTGCGCCACGCCGACGGCAGCCCGTACGTCGCCGACGTCTGGCACGGCAGCCACCCCGCCAGCGTGATCGTGGACTTCACCAACCCGGCCGCCGTCGAGTGGTTCGCCGGGCTGCTGCGGCCCCTGCTGGAGCAGGGGGTGGCGGTGTTCAAGACCGACTTCGCCGAGGGTGTGCCCGCCGACGCCGTCGCCCACAACGGCATGACCGGCGTCGAGCTGCACAACGTGTACGCGCTGCTGTTCAACGACGTCGTCGCCCGGGTCACCGAGGAGGTCGCCGGGCACCGCACCGTGTGGGCCCGCTCGTCGTACCTGGGCGGGCAGCGGCACAGCGCCCAGTGGAGCGGCGACGTCAACGCCACCTGGCCGGGGCTGGCCAGCACGCTGCGCGGCGGGCTGTCGCACGGGCTGTCCGGCGTGCCGTTCTGGAGCCACGACACGGGCGGCTTCCACGGCACCCCGACGCCGCAGCTCTACGCGCGCTGGACCCAGTTCGGCGCGCTGTCGCCACTGGTGCGTCTGCACGGCACCACCAGCCGCCTGCCGTGGGACTTCCCCGCCGAGACCGAACGCGACGCGGTCGCCGCCCTGCGGCTGCGCTACCGGCTGATGCCGTACCTGTGGTCGGTGGCGGTGCGCGCGGGCGCCGGCGGGGCGCCGATGATGCGCGCCCTGCTGGTGGACACCCCCGACGACCCGACGGCCTGGGCCACGGACCTGCAGTACCGCCTCGGCACCGACCTGCTGGTCGCGCCCGTCACGGACCCGTCCGGCCGGCGCGACGTCTACCTGCCGGTCGGCGACGACTGGATCGACGCGGCCACCGGCGAGCGGCACCCGGGCGGGCGGCACCTGCGGGTGGACGTACCGGCGCACCGGCTGCCGCTCTACGTCCGCCACGGCGCGCTCGTGCCGGTGGTCGCGCCGGGCGACACGGTGGGCGACGGGCCGTTCGCCGACGTCACGATCGTGAGCTGGGGCGCCGTCGACGCCCACGCCGTGCTGCACGACGTCGACGGCGACACCGTCGTGACGGCCGTACGCGACGGCGGCACCCTGCGGGTGGACACCGACGGGCCGCTACGGGTGACGCGCGTCAGCGTGGCCGGCGCGGCCGCCCCCGACCGGCTGCTGCTCAACGGGCAGCCGGTGCCCCCGGCGCCGTTCGACGCGTGGCTGCCCGACCCCACCTGA
- a CDS encoding GNAT family N-acetyltransferase, which yields MLRASATATLPELLLRPWRDDDADALIAAYRDPVLRRWTRAPVTTVAEARRFLAAAHRDWADGTRFSFAVIEPHPAGETLVAQVIVKNVTRGGGDAEVGYWTAAPARGRGVAPHALTAVTEWAFDRFAGLRRLDLLHQIDNPASCRVAEKAGYLFQEVLPARPPFPRDGHRHARWARPARECPPGPGR from the coding sequence ATGCTGCGCGCGTCGGCCACCGCGACCCTGCCGGAACTGCTGCTGCGACCCTGGCGCGACGACGACGCCGACGCCCTGATCGCCGCGTACCGCGACCCGGTGCTGCGACGCTGGACCCGGGCGCCGGTGACCACCGTCGCCGAGGCGCGCCGGTTCCTGGCCGCGGCACACCGGGACTGGGCCGACGGCACCCGGTTCAGCTTCGCGGTGATCGAGCCGCACCCGGCCGGTGAGACCCTGGTGGCGCAGGTGATCGTCAAGAACGTCACGCGGGGCGGCGGGGACGCCGAGGTCGGCTACTGGACGGCCGCGCCCGCCCGGGGCCGGGGCGTCGCCCCGCACGCCCTGACGGCGGTCACCGAGTGGGCGTTCGACCGGTTCGCCGGCCTGCGCCGACTCGACCTGCTGCACCAGATCGACAACCCGGCGTCCTGCCGCGTCGCGGAGAAGGCCGGCTACCTCTTCCAGGAGGTGCTGCCGGCCCGCCCGCCGTTCCCCCGTGACGGCCACCGGCACGCCCGCTGGGCCCGGCCCGCCCGGGAATGCCCACCCGGGCCCGGGCGCTGA
- a CDS encoding DnaJ family domain-containing protein — translation MDSWEATVEARIRAAQEQGEFDNLPGMGKPIPGRGQPYDESWWIKSFLEREKLPTDLLLPTPLQLRRRIERVPDEVRDLPTEASVRAFVADLNAQILSWLRTPTGPRVAVRPVNADEVVRRWRAERETAAATAPAPPAPPAAPRRRGWRPPWRRRVAR, via the coding sequence GTGGACAGCTGGGAAGCGACGGTCGAGGCGCGTATCCGCGCGGCGCAGGAGCAGGGCGAGTTCGACAACCTGCCCGGCATGGGCAAGCCGATCCCCGGCCGTGGCCAGCCGTACGACGAGTCGTGGTGGATCAAGAGCTTCCTGGAGCGGGAGAAGCTCCCCACCGACCTGCTGCTGCCGACGCCCCTGCAACTGCGCCGCCGCATCGAACGGGTACCCGACGAGGTGCGGGACCTGCCGACCGAGGCCTCCGTACGCGCGTTCGTCGCCGACCTCAACGCCCAGATCCTCTCGTGGCTGCGTACGCCCACCGGCCCCCGGGTCGCGGTGCGTCCCGTCAACGCCGACGAGGTGGTCCGCCGCTGGCGGGCCGAGCGGGAGACCGCCGCCGCAACGGCTCCGGCGCCCCCTGCCCCGCCGGCCGCACCACGCCGGCGAGGCTGGCGACCACCCTGGCGGCGTCGGGTCGCCCGCTGA